Proteins found in one Brachypodium distachyon strain Bd21 chromosome 5, Brachypodium_distachyon_v3.0, whole genome shotgun sequence genomic segment:
- the LOC100836418 gene encoding uncharacterized protein LOC100836418, which produces MGTGWRRALCTSVRREDSDDGGGHGAAAKRRPPAASPRAPGGGGGKLAFFSGLGGGGGSNPSAPALRCRTKPTPQPEDVAPVTPPAPASAPVSARKRMPLLQALSAPASPRSPSRFALFKASILPTKARCGVCTRGVKNGGSAAVFTAECSHSFHFPCIAAHARAAASGALACPVCSSPWRQAPFLASLRLHLDVDSNSPQRNKRRTSDDSGRKTPPPAAHSAAKVYDDDEPLLAPKAAANGSGFNPIPEADEEDDASMEGEFRGFFPHPPRLRTGLTVTVAPEAALVSSGRRHGKYVVVVKVKAPGLRSSASRRAPIDLVTVLDVSQGMMGEKLQMLKRGMRLVIASLGPADRLSIVAFSGAAKRLLPLRRMSRQGQRSARQIVDRLVVCAAAQGQDQAQNACAGDALRKATKVLEDRRDRNPVATVMLLSDTQQQQQQQQQQKDARKNGDHHFLRRPQAAPAAATRFTHVEIPIAGPADETLVARSPLAPKEEQGGGLASSPPAEHAFAKCLGGLVSVVMQEVHLDLAFLTGEITAVYSCGPGQQAVALAGGAAGNGGSILSVRLGEMYAEEERELLVELRAPLSAQHNHPHSLSVRCSYRDPASQDTLRGAEQPLLLPPLHGESSSQRLHDLFVATRAVAESRRLAELSDFSTATHLLSSARRLVLQSPPTQQQQDLLGSLDTELSDMRWRRSQQPPTTPTSRSATPSGTPRASGGGGEPLTPTSAWRAAEQLAKVAIMRKSMNRVSDLHGFENARF; this is translated from the exons atggggACGGGGTGGAGGAGGGCGCTGTGCACGTCGGTCCGCCGGGAAGAcagcgacgacggcggcggccatggcgcggcggccaagcgccgcccgcccgccgccagcccgcgggcgcccggcggcggcggagggaagctcgccttcttctccggcctcggtggcggcgggggcagcaACCCCTCCGCGCCGGCGCTCCGGTGCCGGACCAAGCCGACGCCGCAGCCGGAGGACGTGGCGCCCGTgaccccgccggcgccggcgtcggcgcccgTGTCGGCCAGGAAGCGGatgccgctgctgcaggcgctctcggcgccggcctcgccCAGATCCCCCTCCAGATTCGCGCTCTTCAAGGCCTCCATCCTCCCCACCAAG GCTCGGTGCGGCGTGTGCACCCGCGGCGTCAAgaacggcggcagcgcggcggTGTTCACGGCGGAGTGCTCCCACTCCTTCCACTTCCCCTGCATCGCCGcccacgcgcgcgccgccgcctccggcgccCTTGCCTGCCCCGTCTGCTCCTCGCCATGGCGccaggcgcccttcctcgccTCCCTCCGTCTGCATCTCGACGTCGACAGCAACTCCCCACAACGCAACAAGCGCAGGACCTCCGACGACTCCGGCCGcaagacgccgccgccggcggcgcacTCGGCTGCCAAGGTGtatgacgacgacgagcctCTCCTGGCGCCCAAGGCCGCCGCCAATGGCAGCGGGTTCAACCCGATCCCGGAGGCCGACGAAGAGGACGACGCGAGCATGGAGGGCGAgttcaggggcttcttcccgcACCCGCCGCGCCTCAGGACTGGGTTGACCGTCACCGTGGCGCCAGAGGCTGCCCTGGTGTCGTCCGGCCGGAGGCACGGCAAGTACGTGGTGGTCGTCAAGGTGAAGGCGCCCGGGCTCCGGTCGTCCGCGTCCCGGCGCGCGCCCATCGACCTCGTGACGGTGCTCGACGTGAGCCAGGGCATGATGGGGGAGAAGTTGCAGATGCTGAAGCGCGGGATGCGGCTCGTCATCGCGTCGCTCGGCCCTGCTGACCGCCTCTCCATCGTCGCCTTCTCCGGCGCTGCCAAGCgcctgctgccgctgcggcggaTGTCGAGGCAGGGGCAGCGGTCGGCACGGCAGATCGTGGACAGGCTGGTGGTGTGCGCCGCCGCGCAGGGGCAGGACCAGGCGCAGAATGCCTGCGCCGGCGACGCGCTGCGCAAGGCCACCAAGGTCCTCGAGGACCGCCGCGACCGCAACCCCGTCGCCACCGTCATGCTCTTGTCCGatacacagcagcagcagcaacaacaacaacagcagaaGGATGCAAGGAAAAATGGTGATCACCACTTCCTGCGCCGCCCGCAGGCAGCTCCTGCGGCGGCCACACGGTTCACCCATGTGGAGATCCCCATCGCTGGCCCAGCCGATGAGACACTGGTGGCACGGTCACCACTTGCACCCAAGGAGGAGCAAGGAGGCGGATTGGCATCCAGCCCTCCTGCGGAGCACGCATTTGCCAAGTGCCTCGGCGGTCTTGTCAGTGTTGTCATGCAGGAGGTGCACCTTGATCTCGCCTTCCTGACAGGGGAGATCACGGCAGTGTACTCCTGCGGTCCCGGACAGCAAGCCGTGGCCCTCGCCGGTGGCGCTGCTGGAAATGGCGGCTCCATCCTGAGTGTCCGGCTCGGCGAGATGTAtgccgaggaggagcgggagctGCTGGTGGAGTTGCGGGCGCCGCTGAGCGCGCAGCACAACCACCCACACTCGCTGTCAGTCAGGTGCAGCTATCGTGACCCGGCCTCGCAGGACACCCTGCGGGGTGCCGAGCAACCGCTGCTCCTGCCACCTCTCCACGGTGAGAGCTCTTCGCAGCGCCTTCATGACCTGTTTGTCGCCACCCGGGCCGTAGCTGAGTCACGCCGGCTGGCGGAGCTGAGCGACTTCTCCACAGCCACCCACCTGCTCTCATCGGCGCGGAGGCTGGTCCTTCAGTCTCCACcgacacagcagcagcaggacctCCTGGGCAGCCTTGACACCGAGCTGAGCGACATGAGGTGGCGGCGCAGCCAACAGCCACCGACGACACCAACATCAAGGTCAGCGACACCCTCAGGGACGCCACGGGCatctggtggaggaggagaaccgCTGACCCCGACTTCAGCCTGGCGCGCAGCAGAGCAGCTGGCAAAGGTGGCCATCATGCGGAAGTCGATGAACCGGGTGAGCGATCTGCACGGCTTCGAGAATGCCCGCTTCTGA
- the LOC100839168 gene encoding ELMO domain-containing protein A, translating into MGIPFQLQTQQGIQQGRALLSENNIMIKKESSPSEPAGGQPVRNTSTSSKPTMPAAAKVNAMVGNRTWFGGLFNGSGKRRQVNTDKTFEMTPLQEQRMQKLKERLNIPYDETRPDHLESLKKLWKVSFPDTELTSLVSEQWKDMGWQGPNPMTDFRGCGFVSLENLLFFARRYPAAFQRLLLKTQGIRATWEYPFAVAGVNVSYMLIQLLELNSARPKSLPGINFVKMLSEHEEAFDILYCIAFEMMDAQWLAMRASYMQFNDVLEATKAQLERELSLEDLHRIQDLPAYNLLLK; encoded by the exons ATGGGAATCCCATTTCAGCTCCAAACCCAACAG GGAATACAGCAAGGGAGAGCCCTACTATCAGAAAATAACATAATGATCAAA AAGGAATCTTCCCCGTCTGAACCTGCTGGGGGGCAACCCGTCAGAAACACATCCACTTCGTCCAAGCCAACAATGCCAGCAGCTGCCAAAG TTAACGCAATGGTTGGAAATAGAACATGGTTTGGAGGGCTGTTCAACGGCTCAGGTAAAAGGCGTCAAGTCAATACCGACAAGACGTTTGAAATGACCCCTCTTCAG GAACAAAGGATGCAAAAGTTGAAGGAAAGACTAAACATACCTTATGACGAAACTCGGCCGGATCATCTG GAATCCCTTAAGAAGCTTTGGAAAGTTTCCTTTCCTGATACAGAGCTCACCAGTTTAGTTTCAGAACAGTGGAAAGATATGGGGTGGCAGGGCCCAAATCCTATGACTGATTTCAG AGGCTGCGGATTTGTCTCGCTTGagaatcttttgtttttcgcAAGGAGATACCCA GCTGCTTTCCAGAGGTTGTTACTGAAAACACAAGGAATAAGAGCCACATGGGAATACCCCTTTGCCGTTGCAGGTGTTAATGTCTCATACATGTTGATTCAGCTGTTGGAGCTAAATTCAG CGCGACCCAAATCTTTGCCGGGGATTAACTTCGTCAAAATGTTGTCTG AACACGAAGAGGCGTTCGACATCCTATACTGTATAGCTTTCGAGATGATGGATGCTCAGTGGCTAGCGATGCGTGCCTCCTATATGCAGTTCAAC GATGTGCTGGAAGCAACAAAGGCGCAGCTGGAGAGGGAGCTATCTTTGGAGGATCTCCATCGGATCCAGGACCTGCCAGCTTACAACCTTTTGTTGAAATAG